A stretch of Henckelia pumila isolate YLH828 chromosome 4, ASM3356847v2, whole genome shotgun sequence DNA encodes these proteins:
- the LOC140866162 gene encoding uncharacterized protein: protein MASNNRQHLQVADDEESQSNASKIQPVFSTPDPEIWMIDPKKQTTSEMWGLNELLTLDLWRASVGELIGTAVLVFMLDTIVISTIQSDIKMPNLVLSVLAAIIIAILLLAVHPVSGGHINPIISFSAALVGLISMSRAVVYIASQCIGATLGALALKAVVSTTIEDTFSLGGCTVTVIAPGPNGPVTIGLGLDQALWLEIFCSFIFLFASIWMAYDHRQASVLGHVLVFTIVGVVLGLLVFVSTTVTTQKGYAGAGMNPARCLGPAIVRGGHLWDGHWVFWAGPTIACAMFYLYTKIIPSQHHKSKAYDHDFFNVMKVTMGGDHRTK from the exons atggcTTCAAATAATAGGCAGCATTTACAAGTTGCAGATGATGAAGAAAGCCAATCCAACGCCTCCAAGATTCAGCCCGTCTTCTCTACTCCTGA TCCAGAGATTTGGATGATTGATCCTAAAAAGCAAACAACAAGTGAGATGTGGGGATTGAATGAGCTTTTGACTTTGGAT ttGTGGCGAGCATCGGTTGGGGAGCTAATCGGAACGGCTGTTCTGGTGTTCATGCTAGACACAATTGTAATATCGACTATACAATCGGACATCAAAATGCCAAACCTTGTGCTGTCGGTGCTCGCTGCGATAATAATCGCCATTCTCCTGCTCGCCGTACACCCGGTCTCCGGCGGCCACATAAATCCGATAATATCCTTCTCCGCCGCGCTGGTCGGGCTTATATCGATGTCCCGTGCGGTGGTCTACATAGCCTCACAGTGCATTGGTGCAACACTAGGTGCCCTGGCCTTGAAGGCTGTGGTTAGTACCACAATTGAGGACACCTTTTCACTTGGGGGGTGTACTGTTACTGTCATTGCGCCGGGCCCGAATGGGCCCGTCACCATCGGGCTCGGGCTGGACCAAGCTTTGTGGCTCGAGATCTTTTGTAGCTTCATTTTCCTATTCGCCTCCATTTGGATGGCCTACGATCATAGGCAGGCCAGTGTTTTGGGCCATGTCTTGGTTTTCACCATCGTCGGCGTCGTTTTGGGCCTTCTCGTGTTCGTATCCACCACGGTTACGACCCAAAAGGGTTACGCGGGGGCGGGGATGAATCCCGCGAGGTGCCTCGGGCCGGCCATCGTCCGAGGTGGGCATCTTTGGGACGGGCATTGGGTGTTTTGGGCCGGGCCGACTATAGCTTGTGCTATGTTTTATTTGTACACCAAGATTATTCCCAGCCAGCATCACAAGTCCAAGGCTTATGACCATGATTTCTTCAATGTGATGAAGGTTACGATGGGAGGTGATCATAGAACTAAATAA